A part of Citrifermentans bremense genomic DNA contains:
- a CDS encoding motility associated factor glycosyltransferase family protein, producing the protein MSTTEKTHEPFISNDFGDRYLYSVNRNAFNRIGSDALYHSLFGDKLFGEYQFNIIVGTDSGLLPAYLLKKGIPTGTKYLFVELPEVLSALSSAGLLDILPPDICVIPLDGLAAAATRFNMVHYVFLDAVCVHESAATRDANLLEYRNLSWCLNLEVNQSVRKIWTSTNASKFILRQLENLAENRVCFSEILKDACAGRTAVILAGGPSLRVALPWVKENRERLVIIAVSRISRLLLEEGITPHVLASVDPQKISFEVSREMLNYSGEELPLFIYSNHASPLLVGQWEGKSIYTGPRFPWRTPLNADTLLYSGPTVSNYAFDLAAHMGCSTIVLAGVDLCFSATGQTHAAGSNENKIGPDLGQINPRVETYGGGHADTNQGYADSLYVLGLQARLAVEKGRRVYNCSLDAARVPCIEYQAVEELELGTWDESPGSVLARLVPDATRQARLEHYRLVRAEIGRARRKFQEICRLSKEALQCADGLFGRKGKTRDFRHKVRMDKIERRLSGSFQEFSGLVRQFGLKRFCSSLRSTIDEMTDEQVETATYEYYEAYLAGGEYLIEVMDGVLERIDARRDEESSNPDYAKLLEQWERDRQFGRLRVWRRRNPEKAERMQAEKGERVALLEAEFDRVMTVERTSQIDLLEKLHDVRHTRSKALLLFKRGEVDELEGMARGLAGHPDQEKALPYLNFVNGLLAELRNEPEVAVSEYQHLLADLEHPLTEDALLQIAHLSMAAGDGGNALLALECLVGVSPTYLPPYGELLRAVGEYEEAFNAYNRYLAFAPDDVGALITLGMFCHEAGLSEAAQELFQRALERDPQNGAALAMLEGAAASLG; encoded by the coding sequence ATGAGTACAACCGAAAAGACACACGAACCCTTCATCAGCAACGACTTCGGCGACCGTTACCTGTACAGCGTCAACCGCAACGCCTTCAACAGGATCGGCTCCGACGCGCTCTACCACTCCCTCTTCGGGGACAAGCTTTTCGGCGAGTACCAGTTCAACATCATCGTCGGCACCGATTCGGGGTTGCTCCCCGCCTACCTGTTGAAGAAGGGTATCCCTACCGGAACCAAGTACCTGTTCGTGGAACTCCCCGAGGTGCTCAGCGCGCTCTCCAGCGCAGGGCTCCTCGACATCCTTCCTCCCGACATCTGCGTGATCCCGCTGGACGGCCTCGCTGCGGCGGCGACCCGCTTCAACATGGTGCATTACGTCTTTCTCGACGCGGTCTGCGTCCACGAGTCGGCCGCCACCCGGGACGCCAACCTCCTCGAGTACCGGAACCTTTCCTGGTGCCTGAACCTCGAGGTCAACCAATCGGTGCGCAAGATCTGGACCTCGACCAACGCCTCCAAATTCATCCTGCGCCAGTTGGAAAACCTCGCAGAAAACCGCGTCTGCTTCAGCGAGATCCTCAAGGACGCCTGCGCCGGCAGGACTGCCGTGATACTTGCTGGCGGCCCCTCCCTGAGGGTGGCGCTCCCCTGGGTGAAGGAAAACCGCGAGCGCCTTGTTATCATCGCCGTCTCCCGCATCAGTCGGCTGCTCCTGGAGGAGGGGATCACCCCCCACGTCCTCGCCTCGGTCGACCCCCAGAAGATCAGCTTCGAGGTGAGCCGTGAGATGCTCAACTACTCCGGGGAGGAACTCCCGCTCTTCATCTACAGCAACCACGCCTCACCCCTGCTGGTCGGTCAATGGGAGGGAAAGAGCATCTACACCGGCCCCAGGTTCCCCTGGCGCACGCCGCTAAACGCCGACACCCTCCTCTATTCCGGCCCAACGGTCAGCAACTACGCCTTCGACCTTGCCGCCCATATGGGTTGCAGCACCATAGTGCTCGCCGGGGTTGACCTTTGCTTCAGCGCGACAGGGCAGACGCACGCCGCCGGGAGCAACGAGAACAAGATCGGTCCGGACCTCGGTCAGATAAACCCGCGGGTGGAAACCTACGGGGGTGGGCACGCGGACACGAACCAGGGGTACGCCGACTCGCTCTACGTCCTCGGGTTGCAGGCCCGGCTCGCGGTGGAGAAGGGGAGGCGGGTCTATAACTGCTCCCTCGACGCGGCCCGGGTCCCCTGCATCGAGTATCAGGCGGTGGAGGAGCTCGAACTTGGAACATGGGACGAATCTCCCGGGAGTGTCCTCGCCAGGCTGGTCCCCGATGCCACGCGGCAGGCGCGCCTGGAGCACTACCGGCTGGTGCGAGCCGAGATAGGGCGGGCGCGAAGGAAGTTCCAGGAGATATGCCGCCTTTCCAAGGAGGCCCTCCAGTGCGCGGACGGCCTGTTCGGGCGCAAAGGGAAGACGCGCGATTTCCGCCACAAGGTCAGGATGGACAAGATCGAGCGCCGGCTAAGCGGCAGCTTCCAGGAGTTCTCCGGGCTGGTGCGACAATTCGGGCTTAAGAGGTTCTGCTCCAGCCTCAGGTCGACCATCGACGAGATGACCGACGAGCAGGTGGAGACAGCCACCTACGAATACTACGAGGCCTATTTGGCGGGTGGAGAGTACCTGATCGAGGTGATGGACGGCGTCCTGGAGCGGATCGATGCGCGCAGGGACGAAGAAAGCAGCAACCCCGATTACGCGAAGCTTCTGGAGCAGTGGGAAAGGGACAGGCAGTTCGGGCGGCTGCGGGTCTGGCGGCGCCGCAACCCGGAAAAGGCAGAGCGGATGCAGGCCGAGAAGGGGGAGCGGGTCGCGCTACTGGAGGCCGAGTTCGACCGGGTCATGACGGTCGAGCGGACTTCACAGATCGACCTGCTGGAAAAGCTCCACGACGTAAGACACACAAGGAGCAAGGCGCTGCTATTGTTCAAGCGGGGCGAAGTCGACGAACTGGAGGGGATGGCCCGGGGACTTGCCGGCCACCCGGACCAGGAGAAGGCACTCCCCTACCTGAACTTCGTGAACGGCCTCCTGGCGGAACTAAGGAACGAACCTGAGGTGGCCGTCTCCGAATACCAGCACCTGCTTGCCGACCTGGAGCACCCGCTGACCGAAGACGCGCTGCTGCAGATAGCCCACCTCTCCATGGCCGCAGGCGATGGTGGCAACGCGCTCCTCGCCCTGGAGTGCCTGGTGGGCGTCTCGCCCACCTACCTCCCCCCCTACGGCGAACTCCTCAGGGCGGTCGGGGAGTACGAGGAGGCCTTCAACGCCTATAACCGTTACCTCGCCTTCGCCCCTGACGACGTCGGCGCGCTGATCACCCTGGGGATGTTTTGCCATGAGGCCGGGCTTTCGGAAGCGGCGCAGGAACTCTTCCAGCGGGCCCTGGAGAGGGATCCCCAAAACGGCGCGGCACTTGCCATGCTCGAAGGGGCTGCGGCGAGCCTGGGGTAG
- the fliS gene encoding flagellar export chaperone FliS → MRTLNPYQNTQITTATPEKILVLLYDGAIKFTLLAQERMKQKDLAGKGVYIGKALAIVTELMATLNHEIGGEVAANLEQLYIYLIGEYGKANLNNEVSHLENAHKILVTLRDTWTEATEIWYQERSEQRHEPLATSVG, encoded by the coding sequence ATGCGCACTTTGAACCCTTACCAGAACACGCAGATTACCACTGCCACGCCCGAAAAAATCCTCGTACTGCTATATGACGGCGCGATCAAGTTCACCCTGCTCGCACAGGAGCGTATGAAGCAAAAGGATCTGGCCGGAAAGGGGGTTTACATAGGGAAGGCGCTGGCGATCGTGACCGAGTTGATGGCCACCCTGAATCACGAAATCGGGGGGGAGGTGGCAGCCAACCTCGAACAACTCTACATCTACCTCATCGGCGAATACGGGAAAGCGAACCTCAATAACGAGGTGTCGCACCTGGAGAACGCCCACAAGATCCTGGTCACCCTCAGGGATACCTGGACTGAGGCCACGGAGATCTGGTACCAGGAACGAAGCGAGCAAAGACATGAGCCTTTAGCGACTTCAGTGGGGTAA
- the fliD gene encoding flagellar filament capping protein FliD — MANITFGGLVTGIDTTSIVTQLMNLERAPERLLQAQQKKNTDKISAYQKIEDALTSLQSLAKGFKTAETFSSLKTTVANSSVLTATADSGAMPGSHSVQVVSLAKSQRQVTAGVASATDLLFGAGTFTIDGGAPITIAAGQNSLRGIADAINASGAKVSASIINDGTNYRMVINGTDTVNHNFDFTGLGAGPVLLGVGDPTYQDAAQAQLVVDGVNITKPTNTVTDAIQGVTLNLMTEGASTTISVAIDTDAVTKRINDFVAAYNNVNTLISAQLKYDPATKSAGTLSGDSALRTIQSQLKSLLTTSVSGATGSYNTLAQIGIKSDSKTGALSVESAKLSKVLSEDYDNVVDYFTHNGSSLNTTLPRNQYGIAQQFSLVIDTMVKPYVAGATSGLLESRKNWLSTANSRIDDQIEAMELRFEKMQTNLLNQYNRMETTVSRLQTQGNMLLNSLGLMTTSSTSSSK, encoded by the coding sequence ATGGCTAACATCACATTTGGCGGACTGGTAACCGGGATAGACACCACATCTATCGTTACCCAGCTTATGAATTTGGAGCGGGCTCCGGAAAGATTGCTCCAGGCGCAGCAGAAAAAGAACACTGACAAGATAAGCGCCTACCAGAAGATCGAGGACGCGCTGACCAGCCTGCAGAGCCTGGCCAAGGGGTTCAAGACAGCCGAGACCTTCAGTTCGCTGAAGACCACGGTCGCGAACAGCTCGGTGCTTACTGCTACTGCTGATAGCGGGGCTATGCCGGGAAGCCACTCGGTTCAGGTGGTTTCCCTGGCCAAGAGTCAGCGGCAGGTGACAGCGGGGGTCGCCAGCGCTACCGATCTCCTCTTCGGCGCCGGGACCTTCACCATCGACGGTGGCGCACCGATTACCATCGCTGCGGGGCAGAACTCGCTGCGTGGGATCGCCGACGCCATAAACGCTTCAGGGGCCAAGGTAAGCGCCTCGATAATCAACGACGGGACCAACTACCGCATGGTCATCAACGGTACTGACACGGTGAATCATAATTTTGACTTCACCGGACTTGGCGCCGGTCCCGTGCTGCTCGGGGTGGGAGACCCGACCTACCAGGATGCTGCCCAGGCCCAGCTGGTGGTCGACGGCGTCAACATTACCAAACCTACCAATACCGTTACCGACGCCATACAGGGCGTGACGCTGAACCTCATGACCGAAGGGGCGAGCACCACGATCTCGGTCGCCATCGACACCGACGCCGTGACCAAGAGGATCAACGACTTCGTCGCGGCCTACAACAATGTCAACACCTTGATCTCCGCGCAGCTGAAGTACGATCCGGCCACCAAGAGTGCCGGGACGCTTTCCGGCGACTCCGCCTTGCGCACCATCCAATCGCAGTTGAAGTCGCTTTTGACCACCTCCGTTTCCGGGGCAACCGGCTCCTACAACACGTTGGCGCAGATCGGGATCAAGTCCGATTCCAAGACCGGAGCGCTCTCCGTGGAGTCGGCGAAGCTATCCAAGGTCCTTTCAGAGGATTACGACAACGTGGTGGACTACTTCACCCACAACGGCTCCTCGCTCAACACTACGCTTCCCAGGAACCAGTACGGCATCGCCCAGCAGTTCAGCCTGGTCATAGACACCATGGTGAAGCCCTACGTCGCCGGAGCCACGAGTGGACTGCTGGAGTCGAGAAAGAACTGGCTCTCCACCGCCAACAGCCGTATTGACGACCAGATAGAGGCTATGGAGCTTCGTTTCGAGAAGATGCAGACGAACCTCCTCAACCAGTACAACCGGATGGAAACGACGGTAAGCAGGCTGCAGACCCAGGGGAACATGCTTCTCAACAGCCTGGGCTTGATGACTACCTCCAGTACCTCGAGCAGCAAGTAA
- a CDS encoding flagellin N-terminal helical domain-containing protein, translated as MLSVNTNVASLNAQRNLAKTQVSLNQSLQRLSSGLRINSAADDAAGLAISEGMKAQVRSMNQANRNANDGVSMVQVAEGSLNEVSNILGRMRELATQAATGTVADSQRSYINSEFGRLASEITRIASATAFNGIHMLMASTTTTIQVGTGNQAYDRIDIVTASMDATTLSVHTAINTSALAQGMLDTLDTAISTVSAQRANLGAAQNRFQSVINNLQVAAENTSAAQSRIADADIASETANMTRSNILTQAGTSILAQANQLPQAALKLLQ; from the coding sequence ATGTTATCTGTCAACACTAACGTCGCTTCTCTCAACGCCCAGCGCAACCTCGCCAAAACCCAGGTCTCCCTGAACCAGTCCCTGCAGCGCCTCTCTTCCGGTCTCCGGATCAACAGCGCGGCTGACGACGCAGCAGGTCTCGCCATCTCCGAGGGGATGAAGGCGCAGGTCCGTTCCATGAACCAGGCGAACCGCAACGCCAACGACGGCGTTTCCATGGTTCAGGTTGCTGAAGGCTCCCTGAACGAGGTGAGCAACATCCTGGGCCGTATGCGCGAACTGGCCACCCAGGCCGCAACCGGTACCGTCGCCGATTCCCAGCGCTCCTACATCAACTCCGAGTTCGGTCGTCTGGCGTCCGAGATCACCCGTATCGCCTCCGCCACCGCATTCAACGGTATCCACATGCTGATGGCGTCCACCACCACGACCATCCAAGTCGGTACCGGCAACCAGGCGTATGACAGGATCGACATCGTTACCGCTTCGATGGACGCAACCACCCTCTCCGTCCACACCGCTATCAACACCTCCGCTCTGGCGCAGGGCATGTTGGACACCCTTGACACCGCTATCTCCACCGTGTCCGCACAGCGCGCCAACCTGGGTGCAGCACAGAACCGCTTCCAGTCGGTCATCAACAACCTCCAGGTTGCCGCCGAGAACACCTCGGCCGCACAGTCCCGCATCGCCGACGCGGACATCGCTTCTGAGACCGCCAACATGACCAGGTCCAACATCCTGACCCAGGCCGGCACCTCGATCCTGGCGCAGGCGAACCAGCTGCCGCAGGCAGCTCTGAAGCTGCTCCAGTAA
- a CDS encoding flagellar assembly protein FliW, with translation MQVETTRFGSLEIEDDKVISMPEGILGFAERRFILLNPPNLGPFCWLQAVDNPNLAFVVTDVENLAYDCSYKLTEEECCALELGEDGKVIYLLIVNMAAEPQDITVNLRGPIVLNPDRLIARQLVMEGESYPLRHPFFQIRGN, from the coding sequence ATGCAAGTGGAGACGACACGTTTCGGGTCGCTCGAGATAGAAGATGACAAGGTGATCTCCATGCCGGAGGGGATCCTGGGCTTCGCGGAAAGAAGGTTCATACTGCTTAATCCGCCGAACCTGGGCCCTTTCTGCTGGCTGCAGGCAGTCGACAATCCCAACCTCGCCTTTGTCGTCACCGATGTCGAGAACCTCGCTTACGACTGCAGCTACAAGCTTACCGAGGAGGAATGCTGCGCCCTCGAGCTGGGTGAGGACGGCAAAGTCATCTACCTCTTGATCGTGAACATGGCGGCCGAGCCCCAGGACATCACCGTAAACCTGCGCGGCCCGATTGTGCTGAACCCGGACCGGCTCATCGCCAGGCAGTTGGTCATGGAGGGGGAGAGCTATCCGCTTAGGCATCCGTTTTTCCAGATCCGCGGCAACTGA
- the csrA gene encoding carbon storage regulator CsrA, with protein sequence MLVLTRKNGEAVTVGDQIRIIVLDVKGNQVRLGVEAPSDMRIYREEIYLQVQEENRRAAQWNLADLENAVHKLDSHGKR encoded by the coding sequence ATGCTGGTTTTGACCAGGAAAAACGGTGAAGCAGTCACGGTCGGAGACCAGATCCGGATCATCGTGCTAGATGTGAAGGGGAACCAGGTGCGGCTGGGGGTAGAAGCTCCCAGCGACATGCGTATCTATCGCGAGGAGATCTACCTGCAGGTGCAGGAAGAGAACAGGCGGGCGGCGCAGTGGAACCTGGCTGACCTGGAAAACGCCGTACACAAGTTGGACAGCCACGGGAAGAGGTGA